Proteins encoded together in one Salarchaeum sp. JOR-1 window:
- a CDS encoding SDR family oxidoreductase produces MGQKPPLDGRTAIVTGASAGIGRATAHALAADGANVALAARRTNRLETIADALETEYGADTLVAPTDVTDEADVDALVADTVEHFGGLDVLVNNAGLARGDGDVPDMDTDAYETMMAVNCDGMFYATRAALPHLVDTQGNLVFVGSFAGQYPRPGNPVYAATKWWTRGFAHSVEAQYGDQGVGVTVVNPTEVRTEFGSELGESFEERFDEGEVTAPAEIADAIAFAARQERSTASEIDLYRRDKFSDW; encoded by the coding sequence ATGGGTCAGAAACCACCCCTCGACGGACGCACCGCTATCGTCACGGGCGCGAGCGCCGGCATCGGACGCGCAACCGCCCACGCGCTCGCGGCGGACGGCGCGAACGTCGCGCTCGCCGCCCGCCGGACGAACCGACTGGAGACCATCGCCGACGCCCTCGAAACCGAGTACGGCGCCGACACGCTCGTCGCCCCGACGGATGTCACTGACGAGGCGGACGTGGACGCGCTGGTCGCGGACACAGTAGAGCACTTCGGCGGCCTCGACGTGCTCGTGAACAACGCCGGCCTCGCCCGCGGAGACGGGGACGTGCCGGACATGGACACCGACGCGTACGAGACGATGATGGCCGTGAACTGTGACGGGATGTTCTACGCCACCCGCGCCGCCCTCCCGCACCTCGTCGACACCCAGGGGAACCTCGTGTTCGTCGGGAGTTTCGCCGGACAGTATCCGCGACCGGGAAACCCGGTGTACGCCGCGACGAAGTGGTGGACGCGCGGGTTCGCGCACAGCGTGGAAGCCCAGTACGGCGACCAGGGCGTGGGCGTCACCGTCGTCAACCCCACCGAGGTTCGCACCGAGTTCGGGAGCGAGCTGGGCGAGAGCTTCGAGGAGCGGTTCGACGAGGGCGAGGTCACGGCCCCCGCGGAAATCGCGGACGCAATCGCGTTCGCCGCCCGACAGGAACGATCCACCGCCAGCGAAATCGACCTCTACCGCCGCGATAAGTTCAGCGACTGGTAG
- the mre11 gene encoding DNA double-strand break repair protein Mre11: MTRVIHTGDTHLGYRQYHSPVRRQDFADAFRSVVEDAVEDDVDAVVHAGDLYHDRQPGLPDLLDTIDILTPLREHDIPFLAVVGNHESTRQGQWLDLFETLGLATRLDAQGTVVGDTTFYGLDYVPESKRDQLDYEFATPETAHAALVSHGLFTPFPHANWETETVLGEANVEFDALLLGDNHAPDRAEVLDTWVTYCGSTERASASERDPRGYNIVTFDDGAEITRRGVDTRDFVFLDLELKGDEGTAYVRDRVREADVTDAVVIATIEGEGGQVTPADVEAFGEERGALVTRVNDRREVEDEADIDVSFADPDEAVRERVRELGLSQTARDIDEAVRESKLADANVRDAVKDRVQEAISDAPDPGDGAAGVTEEEAADENDGQAAMGEFQ, translated from the coding sequence ATGACGCGCGTCATCCACACGGGGGACACACACCTCGGTTATCGCCAGTACCACTCCCCCGTGCGTCGCCAGGACTTCGCGGACGCGTTCCGGAGCGTCGTCGAGGACGCCGTCGAGGACGACGTGGACGCGGTCGTGCACGCGGGCGACCTCTACCACGACCGCCAGCCCGGCCTCCCCGACCTCCTCGACACCATCGACATCCTCACCCCGCTTCGCGAACACGACATCCCCTTCCTCGCGGTCGTCGGGAACCACGAGAGCACCCGGCAGGGCCAGTGGCTCGACCTCTTCGAGACGCTCGGCCTCGCAACCCGACTCGACGCCCAGGGAACCGTCGTGGGCGACACGACGTTCTACGGCCTCGACTACGTTCCCGAGTCGAAGCGCGACCAGCTCGACTACGAGTTCGCTACGCCGGAGACGGCGCACGCCGCACTCGTCTCTCACGGCCTGTTCACGCCGTTCCCGCACGCGAACTGGGAGACGGAGACCGTACTCGGGGAGGCGAACGTCGAGTTCGACGCGCTCCTCCTCGGGGACAACCACGCGCCCGACCGCGCCGAAGTGCTGGACACGTGGGTGACGTACTGCGGGTCGACCGAGCGCGCGAGCGCGAGCGAACGCGACCCCCGCGGCTACAACATCGTCACGTTCGACGACGGCGCGGAGATTACGCGCCGCGGCGTCGACACACGCGACTTCGTCTTCCTCGACCTCGAACTGAAGGGCGACGAGGGCACCGCGTACGTCCGCGACCGCGTCCGCGAGGCCGACGTGACGGACGCCGTCGTCATCGCCACTATCGAAGGGGAGGGCGGCCAGGTGACGCCCGCCGACGTGGAGGCGTTCGGCGAGGAGCGCGGCGCGCTCGTCACGCGCGTGAACGACCGCCGCGAAGTCGAGGACGAAGCGGACATCGACGTGAGTTTCGCCGACCCCGACGAGGCCGTCCGGGAGCGCGTGCGCGAACTCGGACTGAGCCAGACCGCGCGCGACATCGACGAGGCCGTCCGGGAGAGCAAACTCGCCGACGCGAACGTCCGCGATGCGGTGAAAGACCGCGTGCAGGAGGCGATTTCGGACGCCCCCGACCCCGGCGACGGAGCGGCCGGCGTGACGGAGGAAGAAGCGGCCGACGAGAACGACGGACAGGCGGCGATGGGTGAGTTCCAGTGA
- a CDS encoding helix-turn-helix domain-containing protein, with product MSAIQSAEADTLERVRDLPPSAKLVAKVLEYEDTLTQSEIADETLLPARTVRYALTRLEDEGLVDSRFSFTDARKRLYSLDV from the coding sequence ATGAGCGCCATTCAGTCCGCCGAAGCCGACACCCTCGAACGCGTCCGCGACCTCCCGCCCAGCGCGAAACTCGTCGCGAAAGTCCTGGAGTACGAGGACACCCTCACCCAGAGCGAGATAGCCGACGAAACCCTCCTCCCCGCGCGCACCGTCCGCTACGCGCTCACCCGCCTCGAAGACGAGGGCCTCGTCGACTCCCGCTTCTCCTTCACCGACGCCCGGAAACGCCTCTACAGCCTCGACGTCTGA
- the rad50 gene encoding DNA double-strand break repair ATPase Rad50 codes for MKFERVKIRNFKCYDAEDVRLDRGVTVVYGLNGSGKSSLLEACFFALYGTDAVPGTANEVVTTGTEEMAVTLWFTHDGDEYELSRELKLRDGRVGRHDCVLTTPAGSIEGVTDVEAHIVELLRMDASAFVNCAYVRQGEVNKLINASPSERQDMIDDLLQLGKLEDYRERAGDARLGVEDVLTEYRSRLDQRAEDVNELENQALHERRNALQSDLAEVESEIERFEENQQNARETKEEAERVLSEYEEKREELDSVRETIADLREDISDTENERDSLQETLREHRERASDLDDRVESLLADTDLDGDAGLDAVEARREELDAERETVQSDVQEVANEMTSDRKDAESFEERADDLAERAAEARERADDLEAAAADAAEEVAELDSTIADIESDIEESREAFADAPVAFGEATEYRERLESEREELRAERTDVREELASARSRVEDAEELLAEGKCPECGQPVEGSPHVASIEEYRERVGDLEADLDGIESDIEDVTDRIERASELEAVERTVADLESRRESKAEVREAKAETVAEKRDDAAAARERADDLESRAEGKREDAAAARERVEERRERLGDLQTEKQSLDERIERLGDLAEALRERERERDAAERVAEKRESLGERNEERRERLAELRERKRSLESAYDEERIETAEANKREAEQYLEQVAGKLDSLRERRDEIQGELGGVKKDIETLERLREERDALEETVEELQDVHGETEALESLYGDLRAELRQRNVDRLERLLNETFDLVYQNDSYARIELDGTYELTVYQKDGERLDPEQLSGGERALFNLSLRCAIYRLLSEGIEGSAPMPPLILDEPTVFLDSGHVSQLVELVESMREVGVEQILVVSHDESLLGAADDLVRVQKDATTNRSHVEHDTPTLNAE; via the coding sequence GTGAAGTTCGAGCGCGTCAAGATTCGGAACTTCAAGTGTTACGACGCGGAGGACGTGCGACTCGACCGCGGCGTCACCGTCGTGTACGGCCTGAACGGGAGCGGGAAGTCGAGCCTCCTCGAAGCCTGCTTCTTCGCGCTGTACGGCACGGACGCCGTCCCCGGCACGGCGAACGAGGTCGTGACGACCGGCACGGAGGAGATGGCGGTGACGCTGTGGTTCACGCACGACGGCGACGAGTACGAGCTCTCCCGCGAGCTCAAGCTGCGCGACGGCCGCGTCGGCCGCCACGACTGCGTCCTCACCACCCCCGCGGGGAGCATCGAGGGCGTGACAGACGTGGAGGCGCACATCGTCGAGCTGTTGCGAATGGACGCGTCGGCGTTCGTGAACTGCGCGTACGTCCGGCAGGGCGAGGTGAACAAGCTCATCAACGCCAGCCCGAGCGAGCGCCAGGACATGATAGACGACCTCCTCCAGCTCGGGAAACTGGAGGACTACCGCGAGCGCGCCGGGGACGCCCGCCTCGGCGTCGAGGACGTGCTCACGGAGTACCGGAGCCGCCTCGACCAGCGCGCGGAGGACGTGAACGAACTCGAAAACCAAGCCCTTCACGAGCGCCGGAACGCCCTGCAGTCGGACCTCGCGGAGGTCGAGTCCGAAATCGAGCGCTTCGAGGAGAACCAGCAGAACGCCCGCGAGACGAAGGAGGAGGCGGAGCGCGTGCTCTCCGAGTACGAGGAGAAGCGCGAGGAACTCGATTCGGTCCGGGAGACCATCGCGGACCTCCGCGAGGACATCAGCGACACCGAGAACGAACGCGACAGCCTTCAGGAGACGCTGCGCGAGCACCGCGAGCGCGCGAGCGACCTCGACGACCGCGTCGAATCGCTCCTCGCCGACACCGACCTCGACGGGGACGCCGGCCTCGACGCGGTCGAGGCGCGCCGCGAGGAACTCGACGCGGAGCGCGAGACCGTGCAGTCGGACGTGCAGGAGGTCGCGAACGAGATGACGAGCGACCGGAAGGACGCCGAGTCCTTCGAGGAGCGCGCGGACGACCTCGCGGAGCGCGCTGCGGAGGCGCGAGAGCGCGCGGACGACCTCGAAGCCGCCGCGGCGGACGCCGCCGAGGAGGTTGCGGAACTCGACTCGACCATCGCGGACATCGAGAGCGACATCGAGGAGTCGCGGGAGGCGTTCGCGGACGCGCCGGTCGCGTTCGGCGAGGCCACCGAGTACCGCGAGCGACTCGAATCGGAGCGCGAGGAGCTGCGCGCGGAACGCACGGACGTCCGGGAGGAGCTGGCGTCCGCGCGGTCGCGCGTCGAGGACGCCGAGGAACTGCTCGCGGAGGGGAAGTGTCCGGAGTGCGGGCAGCCGGTCGAGGGGTCGCCGCACGTCGCGTCCATCGAGGAGTACCGCGAGCGCGTCGGCGACCTCGAAGCCGACCTGGACGGCATCGAGAGCGACATCGAGGACGTGACGGACCGCATCGAGCGCGCGAGCGAGCTCGAAGCCGTCGAGCGGACGGTCGCCGACCTCGAATCCCGCCGCGAGTCGAAGGCGGAGGTCCGGGAGGCGAAGGCGGAGACGGTCGCGGAGAAGCGCGACGACGCGGCGGCGGCCCGCGAGCGCGCGGACGACCTCGAATCGCGGGCCGAGGGGAAGCGCGAGGACGCGGCGGCGGCCCGCGAGCGCGTGGAGGAGCGGCGGGAGCGACTCGGGGACTTGCAGACCGAGAAGCAGTCGCTCGACGAGCGGATCGAGCGGCTCGGCGACCTCGCGGAGGCGTTGCGGGAGCGCGAGCGCGAGCGCGACGCGGCCGAGCGCGTGGCGGAGAAGCGCGAGAGCCTCGGCGAGCGAAACGAGGAGCGCCGCGAGCGCCTCGCGGAACTCCGGGAGCGAAAGCGCTCGCTCGAATCCGCGTACGACGAGGAGCGCATCGAGACGGCGGAGGCGAACAAGCGGGAGGCCGAACAGTACCTCGAACAGGTCGCGGGGAAACTCGACTCGTTGCGCGAGCGCCGCGACGAAATCCAGGGGGAACTCGGCGGCGTGAAGAAGGACATCGAGACGCTCGAACGGTTGCGCGAGGAGCGCGACGCCCTCGAAGAGACGGTCGAAGAACTCCAGGACGTGCACGGGGAAACGGAGGCCCTCGAATCGCTGTACGGCGACCTGCGGGCGGAGTTACGCCAGCGGAACGTCGACCGGCTGGAGCGCCTGCTGAACGAGACGTTCGACCTCGTGTACCAGAACGACTCGTACGCCCGCATCGAACTGGACGGGACGTACGAGCTGACGGTGTACCAGAAGGACGGCGAGCGTCTCGACCCCGAACAGCTCTCGGGCGGCGAGCGCGCGCTGTTCAACCTCAGCCTCCGGTGCGCCATCTATCGGTTGCTCTCCGAGGGCATCGAGGGATCGGCGCCGATGCCGCCGCTGATCCTCGACGAACCGACCGTGTTCCTCGACTCCGGGCACGTCTCACAGCTCGTGGAGCTGGTGGAGTCGATGCGGGAGGTCGGGGTGGAGCAGATTCTCGTGGTGAGTCACGACGAGAGCCTGCTCGGCGCGGCGGACGATCTGGTGCGAGTGCAGAAGGACGCGACGACGAACCGCTCGCACGTCGAGCACGACACCCCGACGCTCAACGCCGAGTGA
- the sufB gene encoding Fe-S cluster assembly protein SufB, with protein MSSDEHLKDTDTEARFEFKKEESSAFESGKGLTEETIRLISEDKDEPEWMLQRRLRALEHYQEMPLPTDWPGQPDLTGLDIEEIVPYIRPDIETRGGAENWEDLPDEIQDTFEKLGIPEAEREALSGVGAQYESEIVYQNMQEQWEEKGVVFMDMDKAVQEHPEKVKEHFMTKNVPPSDNKFAALHGAVWSGGSFVYVPEDVTVQMPIQAYFRMNSEGMGQFEHTLIIAEKGSEVHYIEGCSAPKYGTHNLHSGGVEVFVGEDAHVQYSTVQNWSKNTYNLNTKRAIVEENGTMEWVSGSMGSKATMLYPCTILKGRGATDNHITIAFAGEDQDIDTGAKVYHNAPETKSTIESKSISKDGGRTNYRGLVHISDGAENSSTSVECDALMFDNESTSDTMPYMEIEESKVDVAHEATVGKIGDEDVFYLQSRGLDDDDAKQMIVAGFIEPITEELPIEYAVELNRLIELEMEGSLG; from the coding sequence ATGAGTTCAGACGAACACCTCAAAGACACCGACACGGAAGCCCGCTTCGAGTTCAAGAAAGAGGAGAGCTCGGCGTTCGAGTCGGGGAAAGGACTGACCGAGGAGACGATCCGTCTCATCTCGGAGGACAAGGACGAGCCCGAGTGGATGCTGCAGCGGCGTCTGCGCGCGCTCGAACACTACCAGGAGATGCCGCTGCCGACGGACTGGCCCGGCCAGCCCGACCTCACCGGACTCGACATCGAGGAGATCGTTCCCTACATCCGTCCCGACATCGAGACGCGGGGCGGTGCGGAGAACTGGGAGGACCTGCCGGACGAGATTCAGGACACGTTCGAGAAGCTCGGCATCCCGGAAGCCGAGCGGGAGGCTCTCTCGGGCGTCGGCGCGCAGTACGAGTCCGAGATCGTCTACCAGAACATGCAGGAGCAGTGGGAGGAGAAGGGGGTCGTGTTCATGGACATGGACAAGGCCGTCCAGGAGCACCCGGAGAAAGTGAAGGAGCACTTCATGACGAAGAACGTGCCCCCGAGCGACAACAAGTTCGCCGCGCTCCACGGCGCAGTCTGGTCGGGCGGGTCGTTCGTCTACGTCCCCGAGGACGTGACGGTTCAGATGCCGATTCAGGCGTACTTCCGCATGAACAGCGAGGGCATGGGCCAGTTCGAGCACACGCTCATCATCGCGGAGAAGGGCAGCGAAGTCCACTACATCGAGGGCTGTAGCGCGCCGAAGTACGGCACGCACAACCTTCACTCCGGCGGCGTCGAAGTCTTCGTCGGCGAGGACGCGCACGTGCAGTACTCGACCGTGCAGAACTGGTCGAAGAACACGTACAACCTCAACACGAAGCGCGCCATCGTCGAGGAGAACGGCACGATGGAGTGGGTTTCGGGGAGTATGGGGTCGAAGGCGACGATGCTCTACCCCTGCACCATCCTCAAGGGTCGCGGCGCGACGGACAACCACATCACCATCGCGTTCGCGGGCGAAGACCAGGACATCGACACCGGCGCGAAGGTCTACCACAACGCGCCCGAGACGAAGTCCACCATCGAGTCCAAGTCCATCAGCAAGGACGGCGGCCGCACGAACTACCGCGGCCTCGTCCACATCTCGGACGGCGCGGAGAACTCCAGTACGTCGGTGGAGTGTGACGCGCTGATGTTCGACAACGAGTCCACGTCGGACACCATGCCGTACATGGAGATCGAGGAGTCGAAAGTGGACGTAGCCCACGAGGCCACCGTGGGTAAAATCGGCGACGAAGACGTCTTCTACCTCCAGTCGCGCGGACTGGACGACGACGACGCGAAGCAGATGATCGTCGCCGGGTTCATCGAACCCATCACGGAGGAACTGCCCATCGAGTACGCGGTCGAACTCAACCGCCTCATCGAACTGGAGATGGAGGGGAGTCTCGGATGA
- a CDS encoding DNA-directed DNA polymerase: MPNASLTDFDGGGDDADAAGDGDRPAAEARYIAGDGDPVVNEIIDAEEGALPEPEGTVDIAVTQVDYTVEGQGSRERPVIHVFGRREDDTPEHVRVHGFRPYFYTPTDSLSEGDLQDDVITGSEDGYESIRGEELTKVFGRTPRDVGQIRDRFDHYEADILFPNRFLIDKDVNSGLRVPERRAEEDGALVAHHGEVEPLEAEASLRVNTFDIEVDDRSGFPEDGEEPIVCLTSHDNYRDEYVAWLYDAPDADVPAPDDLADYDLLDEKADASVEVRSFDEEEAMLDAFLAYIEDTDPDVLTGWNFEDFDAPYVIDRLDVLGMSYDRLSRVNEVWTGGWGGPDVKGRVVFDLLYAYQRTQFSELDSYRLDAVAETELGVGKERYTGDIGDLWEQDPERLLEYNVRDVELCVEIDRKQDVIPFWEEVASFVGCKLEDATTPGDAVDMYVLHKVHGSFALPSKGQQESEDYEGGAVFDPITGVRENVTVLDLKSLYPMCMVTINASPETKVNPEEYDGETYVAPNGTHFQKTPDGVIREMVDELLEEREQKKSRRNDHSPDSEGYERFDRQQAAVKVIMNSLYGVLGWERFRLYDKEMGAAVTATGRDVIEFTERAANEIGHEVAYGDTDSVMLELGPEFSKDEAIETSFEIEEHINGRYDDFARDDLNADEHRFQIEFEKLYRRFFQAGKKKRYAGHIVWKEGKDVDDIDITGFEYKRSDIAPITKEVQKEVIDRIVHGEDIDSVKDYVHGIIEDFQDGNVDLDDVGIPGGIGKRLDNYDTDTAQVRGAKYANLLLGTNFQRGSKPKRLYLAKVRPEFWRRVESEKGLDPQTDPLYGEFKRDPDVICYEYADQVPEEFEVAWDTMLDKTLKGPIERILEALEVSWEEVKSGQTQTGLGSYM; encoded by the coding sequence ATGCCTAACGCCAGCCTGACGGACTTCGACGGCGGCGGGGACGACGCGGACGCCGCGGGGGACGGCGACCGGCCCGCCGCGGAGGCGCGGTACATCGCCGGGGACGGCGACCCGGTCGTAAACGAAATCATCGACGCCGAGGAGGGCGCGCTCCCAGAGCCCGAGGGAACGGTCGACATCGCGGTGACGCAGGTGGATTACACCGTCGAGGGACAGGGAAGCCGGGAACGCCCGGTCATCCACGTCTTCGGCCGACGCGAGGACGACACGCCCGAACACGTCCGCGTGCACGGCTTCCGCCCCTACTTCTACACGCCCACGGACAGCCTCTCCGAGGGCGACCTGCAGGACGACGTCATCACTGGCAGCGAGGACGGCTACGAGAGCATTCGCGGCGAGGAGCTGACGAAGGTGTTCGGTCGGACGCCCCGGGACGTCGGACAGATTCGAGACCGATTCGACCACTACGAGGCGGACATCCTCTTCCCGAACCGTTTCCTCATCGACAAGGACGTGAACAGCGGCCTCCGCGTTCCGGAGCGCCGCGCCGAGGAGGACGGCGCGCTCGTCGCCCACCACGGCGAGGTCGAACCCCTGGAAGCCGAGGCCAGCCTGCGCGTGAACACGTTCGACATCGAGGTGGACGACCGCTCCGGGTTCCCGGAGGACGGCGAGGAACCCATCGTCTGCCTCACCAGCCACGACAACTACCGCGACGAGTACGTCGCGTGGCTCTACGACGCCCCCGACGCCGACGTCCCCGCGCCCGACGACCTCGCGGACTACGACCTGCTCGACGAGAAGGCGGACGCCTCGGTCGAGGTGCGGTCGTTCGACGAGGAGGAAGCGATGCTGGACGCCTTCCTCGCGTACATCGAGGACACCGACCCCGACGTGCTCACGGGCTGGAACTTCGAGGACTTCGACGCGCCGTACGTCATCGACCGCCTCGACGTGCTCGGGATGTCCTACGACCGGCTCTCCCGCGTGAACGAGGTGTGGACGGGCGGCTGGGGCGGCCCCGACGTGAAGGGCCGCGTGGTGTTCGACCTCCTGTACGCCTACCAGCGCACGCAGTTCAGCGAACTCGACTCCTACCGCCTCGACGCCGTGGCGGAGACCGAACTCGGCGTCGGGAAGGAACGCTACACGGGCGACATCGGCGACCTCTGGGAGCAAGACCCCGAACGCCTCCTGGAGTACAACGTCCGCGACGTGGAGCTCTGCGTCGAAATCGACCGCAAGCAGGACGTGATTCCGTTCTGGGAGGAGGTCGCGTCCTTCGTCGGGTGTAAGCTCGAGGACGCGACGACGCCCGGGGACGCGGTGGACATGTACGTCCTGCACAAGGTGCACGGGAGTTTCGCGCTGCCGTCGAAGGGCCAGCAGGAGTCCGAGGACTACGAGGGCGGCGCGGTGTTCGACCCCATCACGGGCGTCCGCGAGAACGTCACCGTGCTCGACCTGAAGAGCCTCTATCCGATGTGCATGGTGACCATCAACGCCAGCCCCGAGACGAAAGTCAATCCGGAGGAGTACGACGGCGAGACGTACGTCGCGCCGAACGGCACGCACTTCCAGAAGACCCCCGACGGCGTGATTCGGGAGATGGTGGACGAACTCCTCGAGGAGCGCGAGCAGAAGAAGTCGCGGCGGAACGACCACAGCCCGGACAGCGAGGGCTACGAGCGGTTCGACCGCCAGCAGGCCGCGGTGAAGGTCATCATGAACTCGCTGTACGGCGTGCTGGGCTGGGAGCGCTTCCGCCTCTACGACAAGGAGATGGGCGCGGCGGTGACCGCGACCGGCCGGGACGTCATCGAGTTCACCGAGCGCGCCGCGAACGAAATCGGCCACGAAGTCGCATATGGAGATACCGACAGCGTGATGTTAGAACTCGGCCCCGAGTTCTCGAAGGACGAGGCCATCGAGACCTCGTTCGAGATTGAAGAGCACATCAACGGCCGGTACGACGACTTCGCGCGCGACGACCTGAACGCGGACGAACACCGGTTCCAGATCGAGTTCGAGAAACTGTACAGGAGATTCTTCCAGGCGGGGAAGAAGAAGCGGTACGCGGGCCACATCGTCTGGAAGGAGGGCAAGGACGTGGACGACATCGACATCACGGGCTTCGAGTACAAGCGCTCGGACATCGCGCCCATCACGAAGGAGGTGCAGAAGGAGGTCATCGACCGCATCGTCCACGGGGAAGATATTGACAGCGTGAAGGACTACGTGCACGGTATCATCGAGGACTTCCAGGACGGCAACGTGGACCTCGACGACGTGGGGATTCCGGGCGGTATCGGGAAGCGCCTCGACAACTACGACACGGACACCGCGCAGGTGCGGGGCGCGAAGTACGCGAACCTCCTGCTGGGGACGAACTTCCAGCGCGGGTCGAAGCCGAAACGCCTCTACCTCGCGAAGGTTCGACCGGAGTTCTGGCGGCGCGTCGAATCGGAGAAGGGACTCGACCCCCAGACCGACCCGCTCTACGGGGAGTTCAAGCGCGACCCGGACGTCATCTGTTACGAGTACGCCGACCAGGTTCCGGAGGAGTTCGAGGTGGCCTGGGACACGATGCTCGATAAGACCCTCAAGGGCCCAATCGAGCGCATCCTCGAAGCGCTCGAAGTCTCGTGGGAGGAAGTGAAGAGCGGGCAGACCCAGACCGGCCTCGGCAGTTACATGTGA
- a CDS encoding ABC transporter ATP-binding protein — protein sequence MATLTLQNVHAEVAEEGEKILNGVDLEVDSGEIHALMGPNGSGKSTTSKVIAGHPAYEVTEGSITLTLDDDDFGDVDEIPEDAREWDLLDLEPNERAALGVFLAFQYPAEIEGVTMTNFLRTAVNAKLEEREELLFGEDEEAEDEEAGYDTSPMEGPADEGDIGVAEFQQLLSEKMELLDMDEKFAQRYLNAGFSGGEKKQNEVLQAAILEPAIAVLDEIDSGLDIDRLQDVADGINALRDEQNTGILQITHYQRILDYVEPDTVHIMLDGEIAMEGGPELAAKLEDKGYDWVRDEVYGAA from the coding sequence ATGGCTACGCTAACACTACAGAACGTACACGCGGAAGTCGCAGAGGAGGGCGAGAAGATTCTCAACGGCGTCGACCTCGAAGTCGACTCCGGCGAGATTCACGCCCTGATGGGTCCGAACGGCAGCGGGAAGTCCACGACCTCCAAGGTCATCGCGGGCCACCCCGCGTACGAGGTCACCGAGGGCTCCATCACGCTCACGCTCGACGACGACGACTTCGGTGACGTCGACGAGATACCGGAGGACGCACGCGAGTGGGACCTCCTCGACCTGGAGCCGAACGAGCGCGCCGCGCTCGGCGTGTTCCTCGCGTTCCAGTACCCCGCGGAGATCGAGGGGGTCACGATGACGAACTTCCTCCGCACCGCGGTCAACGCGAAGCTCGAGGAGCGCGAGGAACTCCTGTTCGGCGAGGACGAGGAGGCCGAAGACGAGGAGGCCGGCTACGACACCAGCCCGATGGAGGGGCCCGCGGACGAGGGCGACATCGGCGTCGCCGAGTTCCAGCAGCTCCTCTCGGAGAAGATGGAGCTCCTCGACATGGACGAGAAGTTCGCGCAGCGCTACCTCAACGCCGGGTTCTCCGGCGGTGAGAAGAAACAGAACGAAGTCCTCCAGGCGGCCATTCTGGAGCCCGCAATCGCGGTGCTGGACGAGATCGACAGCGGTCTCGACATCGACCGCCTGCAGGACGTCGCGGACGGCATCAACGCCCTGCGCGACGAACAGAACACCGGGATCCTCCAGATCACGCACTACCAGCGCATCCTCGACTACGTCGAGCCCGACACGGTCCACATCATGCTCGACGGCGAGATCGCGATGGAGGGCGGCCCCGAGCTCGCGGCGAAGCTCGAAGACAAGGGGTACGACTGGGTGCGTGACGAGGTCTACGGCGCGGCCTAA